The Cryptomeria japonica chromosome 6, Sugi_1.0, whole genome shotgun sequence genomic interval GAGAAAAATAACAAGATTGGAAAAGAAATGCAGTGGTATTAATATGTTTCATGCTCTGTAATCATTTGTGCAGTGAAGAAACTGTGATGTATATGGAAAACAAAGGTCTATCTCTGtaagtgtttttttttaatatgttcTAAACAATTCTTAGTGTCAGTGAGACAAAGTGTTTGTATGTCAGTGAGACTCTGTAAATGGTGATATCAGTGAGAGAATATTGTATCTGTCAGTGAGACATTCTATTTAAGCCAGTGAGGCATTTTGAGAGTGGTTTTCCACTCATAAATTTTTGTGTCTTCTATTGTGATCATTGTGTTATTCTTCAGTACTCACTTGGATTTGGAAAGTCACAATCTGAAGTTGATTAACAATTCTGAATTACTTGTAATCTGTATATGTTTGTCTGCTTTGTGTTTTCAAGTGGTAGATGATTTTATATGCCatttgtcactgattcacccctccttctCAGTGACAATAGTATTCGTACAATATTATCATGGCCAGGGCCTCCAACGAAAGACTGGCTCAAAGTGATGCCTTGTACAACCCTGGCCACcaaagaaagagatcaccaatttCTATTGGGAGAAGATTGACCCAACCATTCCCAACAATTTTTTACGTAGAAATAGACTAGTAGTAGATGGGCCACAGTTTCGTCGATGCATTCACAAAGAGGGCTTTGAAAGGGCCCCATGAAGCCAAGTTTAATTAATCTATCCCCAGTTAGAATTGTGTAGTGTAATGCAAATGAGACGAAAGTGTCTGCCTTGGGGAGAAAATTGGAATCCTAACATAGGTCAGTTGGCCACTGGTGTAGTTGATGCTCTACAATTTGTACCTCATTCAACTTTCACAGAGTATTTTTGGATTTGGCCCCACACCAAGTGATTTCATTGTACATATGCAATAAGAATACATTCTTTCTTGAGAGCTCCTTGGTAAGTATTTCCTTGGACGCCTAAGGTAAGCAATAAAAAATATTCCACTCGAACGTGGGTCCTTTGAGGTCGTTTAGTGGTATAATATAGTCCCGAAAATTGTCCCTATATTTCTCAATCATAATCTCTTTGTAACCACGGAGTTCAGGGATGTTGTCAAGGGGACAATGCTGTTCAATGAATCATTCCCAAATCATGTCAATTTTTTATTGTTTAACTTCCATGAGAGATGTTCAGTAATTATATGGTGGCATTTCGTCATAAAATTTTAAAGGTGAGATCCACATGGGGAGGTTGCAATGTTTAGTAATTGTGAAGGGTCGTCATCATCAAGAGACttattttgtagcattttgcaccATAAGGCATTTGGATTCTCATATTCTCCTAGGGCTTGGTTTTGAAGTTAAATGTCCTTGATGCCAACACTCTCAACGCTTTTATTTTGTTTGACTTTATGGCAAGCGATGAGggggattcattttattcattcgTACCCTCCCATAGAAATCTACATTTAATTTCCATGAATTCCTTTTCAGATTTGTTTGTGAGCTCCAAGCATGAGAGGAGGTAAATGGGGATTGCCACTAGAAGAACCTTGATCATCATCATTCTCCTTAACAAAGTGAGCCAACGCCCCTTCTAGGAGTTTGTTTTCTTCTTGCATTTGGCAATTGTGTTCGCCCATAGTGCAGTTCACATTGATCCTTGGAGTAATGGGATTCCCAAGTAGGGGCATGGTAATGACTCGATGCAAAATCCAAGCAAAGTGGTGATTTGTCTTTGCATTGACCATTTGGTATTGaaggaataattttttattttctcctaGTTGACAGTTTGGCCAGAGTGTTGCATGTAATTTTCCAAAGCGTTTTTTATTGCATTGGCCTCTTCCATGGTTGCACTATCGTATAGTAGTGTGTCATCTACGAACATTTGATGCAAGATGGTAGGAATGTTTCTAGCAGTAGAGATGTCTCTCCAATTCCACGCCCTTTTCTTTTGAGCAATACCCCGACTCAAAGCCTCGGCCTTTAATACAAACTAGAATAGTGACAAGGGATCCCCTTGTTGAAGCCCCTTCATTGCCTCAAGAAAACCACTAGGAGCATCATTcacaatgacaaaaaatcaagGAGGGGAAATGCAAGAGAAGACTCAATTGAACCAACCACTTTGAGTTGAAACCAAATTTCTCCATGACTTTTGAATCATACCTTTTTGGTTTTGCTTCATGATGCAATGAATTGTTTTGTGTGCAATGATTCCATCTATGACATTTCTTCTTGGTACGAACCAGCTTTGTTCTTGGGATATGATGGTTGAGAGAAGAGGCTTCAATTTGTTGACAATTATCTTTGTTATGATATTGTAAATAGTATTGCATAACAATAACAGCTGGTAGTCTACAAAGAATGTGCATGCTTATTGGGGGTGAGTGTGATGTTTGTAAGTCCTAGCAAAATCGTAAAATGAGGTTGGGAAATTGTTTGGGCATAGAGTTTTATCCAAATTAAGCTGATATACAATACTTTTGACCTCTGCCAAGGTGAGAGGAGTAGTTAGAAGGTGGTTATCATTTGGGTTGATGATTGATGGAATGCAGTCAAGGGACTCCTCAAGGGTGAGATTGGTGATGCCTTTACCCCCCAAGAGGAGGCAAAAATGATTTATTGCTTCTTTAATATTTGTTGAAGAGGACAAAAAGTGTTCATTAGGGGCATTGATGCTAGATATTCTATTTATGCTTCTTTTTAACTTCATCATATTGTGGAAAAATTGTGTTCATGTCACCTTCAGTCAACCATTTGGCTTCCGGAATATCTTGTCTCTTGCCAAAATTTCATAGTGTTCATTAAATGGCTCTTTTTCCTTTATATACTCATTTTGAAACATTCACTAGTTATTTCCTTCTCATTTAGGAGTCACAAATTCTTTATTCAAACCTTTAGCCTTTTCCTTAATGTGTTGGAGCTTTTTGTGGAAGACAAACATTCTAGAGCCTTTGGTATCTTGTGCCTTTGACCACCATGATTTGATAAGTCTTTGATCTCGGGACATAAAAGCCACATCTTTTCAAAACAGAATTGGTACTTTGGAGGGGGATGGTCTTCAGAAGAAATCAAAGAGATAGAAGTGGTTAGAGTTCGATATGGGCAAGATATGGGATTGTATGAGGGTCAACGAGTTTAATTAGTTGTGAGAGAATAGGAAACGATCTAGCCTCATAGCAACGTTTGTAAAACTAAACCTCCTGTTTTTCCATGTGGTGTTGCCGTTGTTCGGGGCGATGTTAGATAAATTGGTTTCCAGAACAAAAAGTTGTGAAATCTTTCTACGCTTGAGAAATTCCATCTAGATCGCAATGTTTTTATGATAGGTTGTGTTGAAGTCCCCATCGATAgtatattttctctcttttgagGTTTAGCATTTCCACTTTGGGTTTGTTCCAAACAATCATTTTTTCATCTGTTTTAATGGGGCCTTAAACATTGAAGAGTGATGCGTTTAGGCTTTCATAGAAAATCCAAGCCATTGGAGGCCTTGTTGGCCTTAATGAATCGACCAAACCAACCTTTGCACTTTCTTGTAAAGAGATTGGTTTCCTCAAAATTTAGTGTTGTCTAATGTAGCAGAACTAAGTTGACCAAAGAGTTTTCAATTTTGTGTTTGGTCAAGCATCATTTTTCAGGGGCAAATAGGCCCGTAACATTCATGTTAGGATCTTCATTTCTCCCAAATGTAGGGGAGACCTCCCTTGGACATCCCTTGGACCTCAAAAGATAAGTTTTAATTGATGTTTGATTGTTgttgtatacctcttcctctcttttttgtttGATCCTTTTTTTATCACTCTTGGAATCTGCTAGATTGATGCTGATGTTGAGTAACTTGAATGTGGATTTGCTGATTCTTCTAGGGTCAATAGTGTGATTGTATCCACCCTGTCTTCATCCTTCGATTTAGGATCTTCGTTACCATTTTGTTTGCTGGTTTCACctttctcaacatttggaattaTGGCCATTTGTTGGGGTGAAACTACATTGGGGGACTTCAAAGGGCTCTCTGGCTTTGTGTTATCTGAATTATTCTTGATGCTTTGCTTGTTTGTGTCTTTTGGGATCTATTGTTTTTTAATCACTTCAAGGAAATGATGGCAAGATTCTTCAAAATGAGCCCGATTTTTGCATTTTGAGCAAAAATATTTTGGGAGTTCTTTATCAATCTCCTGGATCCATGTGCTAGCAGAAGTGAGCAGCTTGATTGTGGTTGAAATTTCTTTAATTAGTCACTAGAGAGAAATGATGGCAAGAGTCTTCAAAATGAGCTTGATTTTTGCATTTTAAGCAAAAAAATTTGGGGAGTTCTTTAGCTATCTCTTGGATCCATGTGCTAGCAGAAGTGAGCAGCTTGATGGTGGTCGGAATTTCTTTAATCACAATTAGTTTAATTCGAATGAAAATTGGGGTTTCCCTATTCTGCAAATCAACTTCTAGGCATTTTCCAATACAATATGTGATCTTCAATAGATATTCACTCGACCAATTTTCAAAGGGTAAATTGTACAATCTAATCCAAATTGGTCTCTCCATTGGGGAAGTATCTCAAGGTTTGAAATTAGGCACCCACCTCCATAGGTAGAGGTGTGAATTGATAAACTTTCATGAATTGTTCATCAAAATACTCTCCCTTTCTTTGTGAGACTCAAAGACAGCTATAAAGAAACCCTTGGGGAGGAAGTTTGCTACCAGATCATACTTCCAGTGTGATTGATTGCATTCCTTGCGAATTTTGCACCCATGAATTTATCGATTAAAGTGGTATTCGCCAACATGACATCTTTGTCAATGATAGAGGATACATCAATTATGCATCCATTGCCGTGTTTGAATCGTCCATCCTTGTCCGCACTTGCTTTTTTTTTTCAAACTCTGCTTTGCTTTGCCCTTCGTTTGCGGACCTCCATGTGCCATTTTTAATTAGGGTAACTATTATTTAACAATTATAAAGGAGTTCctttttaatttattgttattgtgtCTAACTATATGTAATTTCATTTTTAAGTTCAACTTTTTCCTTTTGTTATTGATTTTTTCCTATAAAACAGTTTAATGACAATTGTTATTAAACTGTACTATAAGCTATTAACTTCATTATAAGGTTTTTTTTCTTATATGCATGGATGACAATCGCTATGGGCACTgctatattttcattttttaatctctttttttttcctcatttattactatttttttctttttaatttattgTTGTTAAATGTTATGTCTCgctgttttaattttttttttcatttttattattaattttttggtAACAACACTGCCAATTTTCTAATTAAAAGGACAACTTGACAATGCCAATATAAGAGTTTCTCGCTAATAAGGAATCTGATTTGAATCTTCAATTTTCATTCAATGTTCTGTTAAAATGTTCTTGAAGCTTTGACATTTCAAACAAAGTATTACAACATGAAATGATAACACAACTGAACCAACATCCAAAGCATCAAAATACCTCATATGGGCAACATTACATAGCTGTTCAGACTTGCTACAGTAGATTCAAAAGGTGAACAGTCAGCCGCAAATGCAAAGATGACATTCCACAAGCCTCCTATTGAAGTGATAAGGCCAATGAGCTTCCTCCTATGCAATCCAACTCTCCTAACATTTCCAGACCATCAAACTAGCTTATTCCAGCAAGATTAAACCACTCTGATGACAGCAAATCTGAGTCGGAACATCTGCAGCCGGAAGTTTGGGGTGCTGGTCATGTTGGGTGATAAGCCAAAAATATTCAGGTCTTCACCTTAGACACCAATATCCAACAACAACACTTAGCAATCATTTCCCACAGGATTGAGCACCAAACTTGGAGGAAAAAGTAGCCACAAATCCATCAATACACCCCGGTACCGATTTCAATGAAACCTCATACTGGTACGACCTGTTGGAAAGGGCAATTTGCTCTAGAAAATAATTATCAGCAAAAATCCACCACAAAACACCTTGCAAGGGTTTGTCTAGCCTTGAGAATTCATTTGGTGCAATATCCAGATTCATGAAATCAACCCACCAACTCCAGCATGCAAAATGGAGGTCACAGCCAGCCTTGGGGGGGTGTACGGCCAGCACTAAATCACTTGGAATCTACTCAAAACAACTCCTAAAATCACCAAGAACAATCGCCAACATCTATAGAGAATTTGCAAATCAATTCACCTTGAAGATCTTCATTTTGTGAAACTCCGGGATCAACTCCTGGAAGAACTCCTTTGTCAATTTTGATAGCGCCTCAGTATGTTTGCAAATTCAGAGCTAGAAGAATGAGAGCCAAAATCCCTGTAATTGAGTTGTAGGGAATTAgggcaatttgaattttaaaattatattaatttccCTCAAAAAAGCCTTTTTAACATTTTAAAACAATTTAAGTCCCCATTTCCCATTTCCTTAGGCAACCAACTTGGGGACATAACATCACTTTATAATATTTGTACACTAAAGTGAATAGTAAAACATTATAACTTCAgtgcaaatatttaaataattccaACCACATTGCAGAAAGTCCTGCCAGGGCACCATAAACTGAAACCGAACATGCTGAGACATAATTGATGCTAAAGAATGATGCTCAGTGCTgaaacacttactaaaaatagcatttCCCTCCAAGAACTGTGGAGAACAACACAAAAGGCCAAAAACGCTACAAAGAGCATCATCGCAATCTTGAAAGCCAACTGAATTCCAAACCATCACTAGATGCGAAGAAAACCTGAAACTGAGCTCTCTAAGAACATTGGAACTCTCCTAGCTCACTTGGAAACTTTTGGAAAATCCTGAAAACTGGCCAACGCTCACAGAAATGGCATAAAAATGGTGACATTACATTTTTTCTTATAAGAAGGTTTAATAAcagtttgtaatgtcccctactagattTAGGCCTATTCTAACCATAATCAATCCATCTCAACCTACTTATGACATAAACTAAGTTGATTAGAAGACAAAACTATGAATCAAGTCAATAATATTCCATAGTTccaataaattaatcaattattaATGAGTAAATAGTTCGTCTATTATACTAGATAATCAATCTATCATTCATAATTCTAGGTCTCATTCCCCAACCTCTTAAATACTGGCAGTCTTAACAGAAAAACATACTTTTCTTTCTATTATTAACTTATGAATTCTTCCTGATATATATTTCAATATTAGTTTGTCGGATCAAACAATattgttttatatttatatatgtacttgtatatattgtatattatatttttacattatatatatatatacatactcagATATTAACATTATACGTATTACTGTAGAGCAGTTCTCACAAGTACTAtaataatcataattattattttgttattaatATTTGTATTATTATCAAATTCTTATTATTAGTGTTATTATTAAATCCTGTATGTGAGCCAGTGGCTTCAAACACAGCCACATATTAAGTACGTCCCATGCATATcagcaagaacaaagatgttactgcctgtaacataATAACAgttatgatctgatctgatccatcgTCTGACCTCCTTTAATGAGTACAGACTATACGATAATCCCCCATCTATAAGATGGTTGCGGATAACACCCCCTTAAAGTGGCCGATGTCTCTTTCCTTTTATATATCATGAGGAGATGCGAGAGTAAACGGGTGCACCCCTTTATTATAGTTAACATTGAAGTACTTCTAAACAAGTCATACTTATTTCTTTTGGCAACGGTTTTGACTTACAATACTTAAATCTCTAATTAATCAGTAGTTTATATTAACCCTTTGGCAGAACGATATTGTTTTTGGATGTATATCGTATATTAATCATTTAAGTAATCGTTGTTCTGAGTATCATCATTCCCTCTATTTATGGCTGACGATATATCTTAATCGCTGAATTGAATCGAGTACTGGCCAAACCGCTGCTATTATCCTCACTAATTAATTATCAGGCAATTTGATATTGATGTGGCTACCTCTTGAAGAAACTTGATCGTACCTTTTTGCTAGGCAACTAATGTGTCATCAATCATTGTTAATTTAGATCGCTGCTTAGTTTTCATTAATCACTGTGTAAACCTTCAATAGCTGCTTAGGATATGCTTGTTTCAAtattcttcatttgattttgaatatatatatatatatatatatttttatattttaatttattattaaattatgttTCGAAGTGGGGGCATCACACAGTTTGTATTAAACTGTGCTATATAATACTAACTTCATTAAAGGTTTTTGTTCTTATATGCATGGATGACAATTGCTATAGACATGGCGCCTGATTGCAGGATATTATGGATGGCTATGAAACAACTGTTCTTTTGATTTTGTTCAGCAGCCTTTTGTGAAGCATTGCAGATTCTTCCATTGTCAACCACTATGTTCAGAACTTCAGTGTGTCAAACCAACCATGAAATCTGCTAAATAGTGAGCTGCAAATTGTGCTTTAAATACCCATGGGATCTGCAATCATCTTTCCACCACATTATTCCTTTGCTTGCAACTGTCTAGAAGATTTATTGTCAgggtgaagtgattaaattctctAGCTTCGTAATCAACTTGATACAGAAAATGGAAATATTGAACATTTTTTCCATTTAAATGATGGATTGAAGGCTTGTCAAATAACTTTTATGACTCGTATGTTTTGTAAGCCATCTTAATCCTAAGTACAATCTTTTTCAAAAGCTAATTTCTAGATGGGAAAAAATTACATTGATAAACATTGGACAAGGATTACATAAATACCACACGGTCTGTCTTGCATGCCTTCAAACTGAGTGTTTTTAGATGGATAACTTTATAAAAGCACTTCCTATTAGTTGGGTTAGCTGGGACGGACATACATGATGATTGAGTATGTATTCAATGTGGCGAACAAGAGGGTTTTAATTTTGCTTTTTGGGATGATACGATGGCTTCTAAGCATCTCTTTTTTCCCTATTTAGTGGATAATCAGGCTTTCTACTCTTTTATTTTGGATGATGAGATACAAGGTTACCTTACAATTTAAATGGTTGCCAAAGTACTTAGGTTATTATTTCCTTCTGGATGATTTAGGGCACTCAAGTTTGTGCCAAGTTGTAATATCCTGTGGCAGTTGACTACAGGGCTTAATAGATGTTAGCTCCTTTCCTTTGGCATGGAGAGACATCTCTATAATGGTCCATTCTTGATGTACATTTGCTCACTAATGTAATGTATTTCTCAGCTTCTGGTAATGAAAGTCTGCTCGAAGTCAGGCACAGTTTGTCCATATCTAACAAATTAAGATCGGTTTATGGTGAATTTATGTTTTTCCACATGAATGTATGTCAAAGAATATTAGGTTTGGATTAGTGCTACATGCATGCATACTTTTATAGAGAGTTTCGTCAATATCCATGATGCAAGAATCATAAAGCAAAGTGTGAAACAAGAATTGTCTACAATATCATTGATGTGAGAAACATGCACAAACTTTTTTGTTTTAGTTGTAGATGCGTAAAAATGAATAAATTCCAAGAAATATCACACTACTATTTAAAGAGAAATTGGACAGTAGCATTGCTATCTGATTACTAGAAGAAGGtttcctttcattttttttttcaatttataggATTGGGATGGGGCATGGCTTGGAAGACATCTGTTTGTGTTCTTTTGAGTCTTTGACATTTGTGAATGCATTTCTTTATGACTACACGAAGTCTACTCTGTATTATAACTATAGTGTATATAACCATTCCCATGGGGCGTTGCATGTGTGATACACAATATTTCATAACTTCGGCATGTTAGAATCAACATGTATAATATGGTATTCAGACTGGAAGTTTCTTGTTATGCTTAGCACTTTAGCATTTACAACTGAGTTATGAGGGCCAGTTTCTTTGCTGTTCAGAACTTACTCAAGGAGGATCGTTGTAACTACAAAGAAAATGATTATAGGCATTTAACATACATACTCATTTGAGAATTTCAATTGTCCATGGACTTTAATTCCAAGGACAAATTTATTATCTGTTAAACATTTTAAATGATTGTTGTCTTGTTTGTCAGTATTTTGAAACACTAATTAGGTATTTGTTGATTGGGAATTACCATGCAGAAGTCAAGCGGTCTTGTGAAGATGTGCTAGCTTTAGCATATGTACCATTTTAACTTGTCTTTTTATTTCGGAATCTTATATTTGTTTGAttaaatgaaaatttacatgatttttgcaATTGCAGATATCAAGAGATACTCACAGATCCAAGCTATGCTGGGCAGTTTGTGCTGATGACTAATCCACATATTGGCAACACAGGTGTCAATGTAGGTATGTTAGCTATCTTACACAAAGCCTTGCACCATGTTTATATGATGATCATAAATCAGGAATTCACAACGTGAACTTGTGTAGTTATATTATTTTGTTCAAATGATTGTCTGAAATGCAGATGATGAAGAATCACAGGAATGTTTTCTAGCTGGATTGGTGATTCGTAACCTGAGCAATTGGTAAGCAATATTGCATGAACTTGTAATTGACGTACATTCAAGAAACAAATGACAAATACATCTTATCCCAACAtgaagaattgttgtgtttattattACATATAATGTTTATCTAATCTTTTGGTTTTCTTCATCATACCTGAAATTTAATAAAATTTGTGCATCAGACATTTTCTGATATATATTATACAATCCCTACATGTGTATTTCAGTGTCTCAAACTGGAGATCAACAGAATCCCTGCCAGAGTATTTAAAAAAGAGGAATGTTATGGGCATATGTATGTTACTGCAGGCTTTTACTGTTCTGAATTTTCAGAGGTTCTCTTTTAACAGTTATATGCCACAATGGGCCAATATGGCCCATCctatttcattttttaattaattctggTTTATTAGATGACGTGGACACTCGTGCAATCACTCGGAGATTAAGGGAAGTGGGAAGTCTTATAGGAGTTCTGAGCACCGATTCTTCAAAATCTGATGATGAACTTTTGATTATGGCTCGCCAATGGGACATTATAGGTATGAGAAGAAAAGTATTTTTGTACTTTAATGTTTTATACATATTTTCTATGCTATTGGGGGTAGAATTTATTAGTTCTTATCTCTTGAACTCAAATGCTATGCTGTGCAGGCAAGGATTTGATTCAAGATGTTACATGTACACAGCCATATGAATGGAAAGATACAACAGGTGAAGAATGGGATTTTAACACAGATGGAAAGGTTTCTGACAAATTGCATGTGAGTTGTTACAAATTAAAATTGGAACTTCAACATAATTATTCCATATTTACTCTTCCTTATCTTGTGCCTCGATGGTATGTTTGTCCTTCTTACCAGGTTGTTGCATATGACTTTGGGATAAAACATAATATCCTTAGGCGGTTAGCTTCATATGGTTGCAAGATCACTGTTGTGCCTTGCAAATGGCCATCTTCGGAAGTTCTGAAGCTGAAGCCTGATGGTGTATTGTTCAGCAATGGGCCAGGTGACCCTTCTGCAGTACCTTATGCTGTAGAAAATGTTAAAATTGTGCTTGGTAAAGTTCCAGTGTTTGGAATTTGCATGGGACACCAACTCCTTGGCCAAGCATTAGGCGGTAAAACTTTCAAGATGAAATTTGGCCATCATGGAGGCAATCATCCTGTGCGCGATCTGCGGAGTGGAAGTGTTGTTATTAGTGCTCAAGTAACTCTTTAACACCTCAATCACTGGCTTATATGAAGAAAATACTTTTTTCATCTATAAAATAAACTGGTCAATTCTTTCACTTCTGGTATATGAAATGTAAATTCTTACTTAGTATAAATACGTTACCCACCTATAGTGGCTTACAGAATATCATTGTTCTGGCAGAATCACAACTATGCAGTTGATCCTGCTACACTTCCAGAAGGCGTAGAAGTGACACACA includes:
- the LOC131044149 gene encoding carbamoyl-phosphate synthase small chain, chloroplastic, which translates into the protein MASKSLLPTCSNFHVVSGGPALGFLHPISLKIADISVGGRRISPHNKRGSLQIVCSVSTPSEFAQDNASVTVKKPWKTSDARLVLKDGSVWMAKSFGASGTQVGEVVFNTSLTGYQEILTDPSYAGQFVLMTNPHIGNTGVNVDDEESQECFLAGLVIRNLSNCVSNWRSTESLPEYLKKRNVMGIYDVDTRAITRRLREVGSLIGVLSTDSSKSDDELLIMARQWDIIGKDLIQDVTCTQPYEWKDTTGEEWDFNTDGKVSDKLHVVAYDFGIKHNILRRLASYGCKITVVPCKWPSSEVLKLKPDGVLFSNGPGDPSAVPYAVENVKIVLGKVPVFGICMGHQLLGQALGGKTFKMKFGHHGGNHPVRDLRSGSVVISAQNHNYAVDPATLPEGVEVTHINLNDGTCAGLAFPALKAMSLQYHPESSPGPHDSDPSFFEFVQLMQENKKTPVIS